The Ascidiaceihabitans donghaensis genome includes the window TCCAATTGGGCACCGGGTTGTAAGATCGGTGCAATCTTGCGGCTGGTGCCACCCCGCACAACACCGGCATGACGGCCCTGATCCGGCGTGAAAACTTCAATGATTGCAGAGCTTTCACCGTGGCGGCGCACCGCCAGTAGAATTCCGGTGCCGCGCCATTCCATTTAGGACAGACCTTCTTGATCCAGAAGATGACGTCCCGCCCGGTCTTCCACCTCAATCACCCAAAGATCGGGATCAAATCCACGTTGGCGCTCAATGGCGGCATCCACATCGCGCTCTGCCCCCGCTGCCAGTTCGGCCCAAACGCGGCTGTCTGACATCAAATCAAAAGACCGCTGAAACAAAACGGCTTTGTCATCCAATGTACTCAGCTTCACCAAGACTGCACCGCCAGTATCGTCACCATGAGCCACCACAAACGCGGGAATATCAAACACCCGCAAACGCGCGAGATAGGCATCAACCCAAAACCGCGACGTCAGGCGGGTCATTGTGTCTTTTTCCTAAAAAAATCCCCGCCGGAGATTTCCAAGGCTGCCAAGTCACGCATTGCCATCTTTGAAATCCAGGCCCATCTCCGAATAGCGTTCGGCTTCGTCCAGCCAGCCGGAACGCACTTTGACTTGCAAAAATAAATGCACCTTGCGGCCCAAAAATTCCGTCAATTCCTCGCGGGACGCTTTGGAAACCTGCTTGATGGTTTCACCCTTGTGACCCAGCAGAATGCCTTTGTGACCATCGCGAACGACGTATATGATCTGGTCGATTTTGGCGGAACCGTCTTTGCGTTCTTCCCAGTTTTCCGTCTCAACGGTCAGCTGGTAGGGCAATTCCTGATGCAGTCGCAACGTCAGCTTTTCGCGGGTCATTTCAGCCGCGATCATGCGCAAAGGCAAATCGGCGATCTGGTCTTCGGGGTACAACCATGGACCTTCGGGGACTTCACCCGCCAACCAAGTGCGCAACGCGTCTACACCGTGGCCTTTTTCAGCGGAAATCAGGAAGGTCTCAACGAAAGGATAGCGTTCATTCAGGTCTTTGGTCAGTCCCAACAAAACGGGGGCCTCGACGCGGTCGATCTTGTTGACGGCCAACGCAACTTTGCGGCCTTTGCCGACGTCGCCCAGCCCCTCCAATATGCGTTCGACCCCTTCGGTGACGCCGCGATGGGCTTCAACCATTAGAACCACAACGTCTGCATCCGCGGCCCCGCCCCACGCGGCAGCCACCATAGCGCGGTCCAGACGGCGCCTTGGCTGGAACAAGCCCGGCGTGTCCACAAACACCAACTGTGCGTCACCCTCCATTGCAACCCCGCGAATGCGGGCGCGCGTTGTTTGTACCTTGTGGGTGACGATGGAAACTTTGGCGCCGACCATGCGGTTCAAAAGGGTGGATTTTCCGGCGTTCGGCTCTCCGATAAGGGCGACAAATCCTGCGCGGGTGGTCATTTTGAATTCTCCAAATCAGCCAAAAGGGCTTTGGCAGCGGCTTGTTCAGCTTGCCGTTTTGACCCGGCGGTGGCCAAGGCTTGAGCGCCCGTATCAAGGCGGGCCGCAATGGTAAAGACCGGGGCATGGTCGGGGCCACTGCGCTGTGTTTCTACGTAGCGTGGCGGGGCCATTTTGCGGGCTTGGGCCCATTCCTGCAACGCGGTCTTGGCATCACGCGCGTCTTCTTCGACTTGTCCGATGCGTGCGCCCCAAAGACGCAAAATCATATCGCGGGCTGCTGCAAACCCCGCATCCAGATAAACGGCTGCAATGACGGCCTCAACCGCATCGCCAAGCAAGGCATTCTTGCGCCGCCCCCCCGACACCATTTCTGATCTGCCAAGCCGCAGAACCTCGCCCAACCCAATGTCGCGGGCCACATCAGCGCATGCCTCTTTGCGCACAAGGGCGTTGAAACGCGGCGCCATCTGTCCTTCGGTGGCAGATGCATCCCCAGCGAAAAGCGCCTCAGCCATCACCAGCCCCAAGACCCGATCCCCTAAAAACTCCAGACGCTGGTTGTCTTCGCGCGTGGGCGATGACATCGAGGCATGCGTCACAGCACGGGTCAGCAATGCGGGATTTGCAAAAACATGCCCGATGCGCGTTTCGAATTCTTTTAGCTCAGCACTTAATTTCATCGTATCTTCGTCCAAAAACGCGCACCTCTAAATCCGGTAGGATCCCAAAGCGCAAAGCCTGCATTCGAAACCACAACACGTGTGGCCCGCCCAACAAGGTTTTCCACCGGCACAAACCCCACACCGCCAGCGGCCTGCGCCATGCGACTGTCAGCAGAGTTATCACGATTGTCCCCCAACACAAATATCATGCCATCCGGCACCGTAATCTGCGCCATAGAATCGGCCTGCGTCCGGCTGATGTCCAAAATCCCGTAGCGCCGCCCGTCAGACGTGGTTTCCTGCAGCAGCGATTTCGCACAACGTCCCCCCAAAGGCGTCACAGTCCGGCACCGCGGCAACGCGTGGCCCAGACCTTGCATTTCCATGGGTTCAACATAATCGCCTTGCGCTGTTTGCGTCAGTCCCGCGCCATTCACCACCACCTGCCCGTCTTCCAACGCAACAGTATCGCCCGACACTGCGATCACACGTTTTATGAAATCACGACCCGTGACGGGGTGTTTGAACACGACGACATCGCCACGATCCGGATTGCGTTGCAACATACGGTCCGCATCGCCACACAGCCCGAAACAGGGCAACCCGTATGCTGTGGTGGATACCGTTATGTAATCCCCGACAACAACTGTGGGCTTCATACTGCCTCCGGGAATCCAGAATGGCTGCACCGCAAAGGTGACCCCCACCAAAGCCACAAACCCACCCACAACAGCGATCTGCCCGAACACAGACGGGTCACTGTGATCATATTGGTTTGTGCCCAGTTCAGCGCGTTTGAAAGCTGCAAACAACGTCAGGATAAACCCCACATACGGCACCAACCACAACAGCGCCCACCACCCCGACATACCCATGTCATGCAACCTGCGCACACCAAGTGGCAGCAAAGGCAGGGCCACGGTCACGGTCACAAAACGGATGTACCCGAAACTGACAGTTGCCGGAACAAGCGCATGATAGACCAAGGATGCAACGACAATGACAATCAAGGCAAAGATCACAGGCCAGATAAACGCAGATCTGCTGGCGCGACCGCTGAACGTAAACATAAGCCGCACACAGTCGATCACGGCACGGACTGGGCCCAAGTGCGGGGCCGGTCCGCTTGTCCGCCTGCTGTCAGAGATCAATGGACCCCTTTAAGAAAGCGATCGCCGCGCCACGTCCAGAAATACAACATAGATGCCCCCGCCGACGAGAATACGATGCGGTCCGCGCGGCCGATCAGGTTTTCATAGGGCACAAAGCCCACCCCACCACGCACCTGCGCCAAGCGGCTGTCAGCGGAATTGTCACGGTTGTCGCCCATGAAAAAGAACTGCCCTTCAGGCACGCGGAACACAGCGGTGTTGTCAGCGGGCAGGTCAGCAATGTTGAGAATTTTATGTGATGTGCCATTCGGGAACGTTTCGACGAAACGCGGCTTTTCACAAACGGCGCCCAACGCAACAGGGCCGTTTTCGCACCCCGGTCTGCGACCTTGCGGACCCTGTGGCGCGTTTGTTTCCGTGAAAATGCCATCTGGTTCTTGCGGCACAGGCTTGCCATTCAAAATGATAACACCGTTTTTCACCTGCAACGTATCCCCCGGCAGGCCGACCAGACGTTTGATGTAATCCACGCCCGAGACGGGGTGACGGAATACCACGACGTCGCCGCGTTCAGGCTCACCGCCCCAAATGCGGTTGTTGTCGTTTTTCAAAAAGCCGCAAAGGTCTTCGGCGTCAACACCAGCGAAAGGCAGGCTTGGGCAAGAGGCATATGAATAGCCGTAAGCCATTTTGTTCACGAAAAGAAAATCACCAATCAACAGCGTTTCTTTCATCGACCCTGACGGAATCCAGAAAGGTTGAAAAAACAGCGTCCGAAACACACCTGCGATCAGCAGCGCGTAGACCACTGTTTTGATCGTTTCGACGATGGAATTGCCTGATTTTTCTTCGCTGGCCATGTCTGTCTTCCTGCTCATGTCTGGACTGCTTCTTGCGGGTCCGAACAGGCCAAGTCAAGCGACTGGACGTGCCTCAATGACAACAAAGGCCTGCGCCCAGGGGTGATCGTCGGTCAAAGTGACGTGAATGATGGCCTCATGACCCGCAGGCGTCATCTCTTTCAAGCGCTCGGCCGCCCACCCTGACACCGCCATGACAGGCTGGCCTGTGTCCAGATTGCTCACGGCCATGTCCTTCCACGCGATGCCCATGCGCAAACCTGTTCCAAGCGCTTTTGAACAGGCTTCTTTCGCAGCCCAGCGTTTGGCGTATGTACCCGCCACATCACGCCTGCGCCCGGCCTTGGCCTGTTCCGTATCGGTGAACACACGATTGCGAAAACGGTCGCCGTGACGGTCCAAGACGCCTTGAATACGGTCGATGTTCGCCAAATCTGTGCCAATCCCCAAAATCAATTCGCAGTCTCCAGATCATAGACCAAAATGCCATCCCCGCCTTTGGGACACAGCGCAACAAGCCTGCGTCCGATAGCTTGGTGTGCCGGATCATCCGCATAGGATTGCAACGCTGCCGCGTCTTTGGCGTCCAGCGTAAAGCCATAGCTGTACCCCGGCGTTTTGTCTTCGAAATCGCGGTTCGGGCCAGCCACAAACCCCGAAATACCCGGCAAGGTCCGCGTCAGCGTTTCAAGGTCGCGCAAGGCAACTTCAAGATCCTTTATTGCGGCAGATGGCACATCCAGCATGA containing:
- a CDS encoding Dabb family protein, translated to MIRHCVMLDVPSAAIKDLEVALRDLETLTRTLPGISGFVAGPNRDFEDKTPGYSYGFTLDAKDAAALQSYADDPAHQAIGRRLVALCPKGGDGILVYDLETAN
- the lepB gene encoding signal peptidase I — encoded protein: MFTFSGRASRSAFIWPVIFALIVIVVASLVYHALVPATVSFGYIRFVTVTVALPLLPLGVRRLHDMGMSGWWALLWLVPYVGFILTLFAAFKRAELGTNQYDHSDPSVFGQIAVVGGFVALVGVTFAVQPFWIPGGSMKPTVVVGDYITVSTTAYGLPCFGLCGDADRMLQRNPDRGDVVVFKHPVTGRDFIKRVIAVSGDTVALEDGQVVVNGAGLTQTAQGDYVEPMEMQGLGHALPRCRTVTPLGGRCAKSLLQETTSDGRRYGILDISRTQADSMAQITVPDGMIFVLGDNRDNSADSRMAQAAGGVGFVPVENLVGRATRVVVSNAGFALWDPTGFRGARFWTKIR
- the rnc gene encoding ribonuclease III encodes the protein MKLSAELKEFETRIGHVFANPALLTRAVTHASMSSPTREDNQRLEFLGDRVLGLVMAEALFAGDASATEGQMAPRFNALVRKEACADVARDIGLGEVLRLGRSEMVSGGRRKNALLGDAVEAVIAAVYLDAGFAAARDMILRLWGARIGQVEEDARDAKTALQEWAQARKMAPPRYVETQRSGPDHAPVFTIAARLDTGAQALATAGSKRQAEQAAAKALLADLENSK
- the era gene encoding GTPase Era, translated to MTTRAGFVALIGEPNAGKSTLLNRMVGAKVSIVTHKVQTTRARIRGVAMEGDAQLVFVDTPGLFQPRRRLDRAMVAAAWGGAADADVVVLMVEAHRGVTEGVERILEGLGDVGKGRKVALAVNKIDRVEAPVLLGLTKDLNERYPFVETFLISAEKGHGVDALRTWLAGEVPEGPWLYPEDQIADLPLRMIAAEMTREKLTLRLHQELPYQLTVETENWEERKDGSAKIDQIIYVVRDGHKGILLGHKGETIKQVSKASREELTEFLGRKVHLFLQVKVRSGWLDEAERYSEMGLDFKDGNA
- the acpS gene encoding holo-ACP synthase — encoded protein: MILGIGTDLANIDRIQGVLDRHGDRFRNRVFTDTEQAKAGRRRDVAGTYAKRWAAKEACSKALGTGLRMGIAWKDMAVSNLDTGQPVMAVSGWAAERLKEMTPAGHEAIIHVTLTDDHPWAQAFVVIEARPVA
- a CDS encoding DUF1491 family protein, whose translation is MTRLTSRFWVDAYLARLRVFDIPAFVVAHGDDTGGAVLVKLSTLDDKAVLFQRSFDLMSDSRVWAELAAGAERDVDAAIERQRGFDPDLWVIEVEDRAGRHLLDQEGLS
- the lepB gene encoding signal peptidase I; the encoded protein is MASEEKSGNSIVETIKTVVYALLIAGVFRTLFFQPFWIPSGSMKETLLIGDFLFVNKMAYGYSYASCPSLPFAGVDAEDLCGFLKNDNNRIWGGEPERGDVVVFRHPVSGVDYIKRLVGLPGDTLQVKNGVIILNGKPVPQEPDGIFTETNAPQGPQGRRPGCENGPVALGAVCEKPRFVETFPNGTSHKILNIADLPADNTAVFRVPEGQFFFMGDNRDNSADSRLAQVRGGVGFVPYENLIGRADRIVFSSAGASMLYFWTWRGDRFLKGVH